From the Exiguobacterium marinum DSM 16307 genome, the window CTTTTACGAACGTTTGGTCTACGAGGCAAATCTCCTCGAAGTACTTGTTCATACGACCAGCAATCATCTTCTCAACAATGTTAGCAGGCTTCCCTTCGTTAAGCGCTTGCTCAGTCAAGACCTTCTTCTCACGGTCGATTTCTTCAGCTGATACTTCATCGCGTGTAGCGTAAAGTGGACGTGCTGCAGCAACGTGCATCGCTACGTCTTTTGCAACTGTTTCGTCAGATGTTCCGTCGATCACAACGACTGAACCGATGCGACCACCCATGTGGAGGTACGTGCCAAATACTGCATCGTCAGCTTTTTCAAGAACTGCTACACGGCGGAGTGAAATTTTCTCTCCGATTGTAGACGCCTCTTCTTGGATATACGTTTCAAGCGTTTTATCTGCTTCGTACTCAGCTGCAAGTGCAGCTTCTGCAGTTGTTGCGCCTGATGCGAGAACTGCTTTCGCTACGTTGTTAACGAGTGTTTGGAACTTTTCGTTTTTCGCAACGAAGTCTGTTTCTGAGTTGATTTCGACGAGCACAGCTTTGTTGCCTTCAACTGCTACTGCTGTCAAACCTTCAGCGGCGATACGATCACCTTTTGCTGCTGCTTTTGCAATCCCTTTTTCACGAAGGAAGTCGATTGCTGCTTGCATGTCACCGTCTGTTTCGACGAGTGCTTTTTTGCAAT encodes:
- the tsf gene encoding translation elongation factor Ts codes for the protein MAVTAAMVKELREKTGAGMLDCKKALVETDGDMQAAIDFLREKGIAKAAAKGDRIAAEGLTAVAVEGNKAVLVEINSETDFVAKNEKFQTLVNNVAKAVLASGATTAEAALAAEYEADKTLETYIQEEASTIGEKISLRRVAVLEKADDAVFGTYLHMGGRIGSVVVIDGTSDETVAKDVAMHVAAARPLYATRDEVSAEEIDREKKVLTEQALNEGKPANIVEKMIAGRMNKYFEEICLVDQTFVKDSDFKVGKYVESKGGKINSFVRFEVGEGMEKREENFAEEVMNQIKK